The genomic interval CGTGGAGAAGATGCTGGCCTGGGATCCCAAGGCCGAGCCCGACACGGAGATCTCCTTCCATCCGGCGCGCGTGCTCCTGCAGGACTTCACCGGCGTGCCCGCGGTGGTGGACATGGCCGCCATGCGCGAGGCGCTCGCGGCCCTGGGTGGCGACCCCACGAAGATCAACCCGCGCAACCCGGCCGACCTCGTCATCGACCACTCCTTCCAGGTGGACGTGTTCGGCACCACGGCGGCCTTCCGCGCCAACGCCGAGCTGGAGTTCGAGCGCAACCAGGAGCGCTACGCCTTCCTGCGCTGGGGCCAGAACGCCTTCAAGAACTTCCGCGCGGTGCCGCCGGACATCGGCATCTGCCACCAGGTGAACCTGGAGTACCTGGCCCAGGTGGCCTTCCGTCAGGGCAACACGGTGTACCCGGACACGCTGGTGGGCACCGACAGCCACACCACGATGATCAACGGCCTGGGCGTGGTGGGCTGGGGCGTGGGCGGCATCGAGGCCGAGGCGGTGCTGCTCGGCCAGCCCATCACCATGCTCATTCCCCAGGTGGTGGGCTTCAAGCTCACGGGCAAGCTGCCCGCGGGCGCCACGGCGACCGACCTGGTGCTCACCGTCACGCAGATGCTGCGCAAGCGCGGCGTGGTGGGCAAGTTCGTCGAGTTCTTCGGCGACGGCATCACCGGCCTGTCCCTGCCGGACCGCGCCACCATCGCCAACATGGCGCCCGAGTACGGCGCCACCATCGGCTTCTTCCCGGTGGATGAGGAGAGCCTCAACTACCTGCGCTTCACCGGCCGTCCGGCCGAGACGGTGGCGGTCGCCGAGGCCTACTTCAAGGAGCAGGGCCTGTTCCACACGGCGAGCAGCCCCGAGCCCATCTTCACCGACACGCTGACCCTGGACCTGTCCACGGTCGTCCCCAGCCTCGCCGGCCCCAAGCGTCCGCAGGACCGGGTGCCGCTCACGGACATGAAGGCCTCCTACGAGAAGTCGCTCGTGGAGATGCTCGCCGCGGGCAAGAGCAAGGGCGAGGACGACGAGGGCGGTGGCAAGGCCAAGGCCCCCGCGGCCCCGGTGCCCCCCGAGCGCCTGGCGCAGACCGTCACCGTGAAGAACGGCCCCCAGTCCTACGAGATCGGCCACGGCGCGGTCGTCATCGCCTCCATCACCTCGTGCACCAACACCTCCAACCCGGCGGTGCTCCTGGGCGCGGGCATCCTCGCCAAGAAGGCGGTGGAGCGCGGTATCAACGTGCAGCCCTGGGTGAAGACGAGCCTCGCCCCTGGCAGCCGCGTGGTGACGGACTACCTCAAGGAGGCCGGCCTCATGCCCTACCTGGAGGCGCTCGGCTTCCACGTGGTGGGCTACGGCTGCGCCACCTGCATCGGCAACTCCGGCCCCCTGCCGGATCCCGTGGCCGAGGCCGTCACGGTGGGTGACCTGGTGGTGGCCGCGGTGCTCAGCGGCAACCGCAACTTCGAGGGCCGCATCAACCCGCACGTGCGCATGAACTACCTGGCCTCGCCGCCGCTGGTGGTGGCGTACGCGCTGGCCGGCGTGGTGGGCAAGGACCTGGACAAGGAGCCGCTGGGCACGGACCGCAACGGCAAGCCGGTGTTCCTCAAGGACATCTGGCCCACCAACGAGGAGATCCGCGAGGCCATCGCCACCGCGGTCAAGCCCGAGCAGTTCCGCAGCCAGTACTCGCGCGCCATGGAAGGCGACGCGCTCTGGCAGCAGCTCAAGGTGGATGGTGGCAGCACGTTCAAGTGGGACCCCAAGTCCACCTACGTGCGCAAGCCGTCCTTCCTGGAGAACATCCCCGCCGAGCCCAAGCCGCTCACCGACATCAAGGGGGCGCGGGTGCTCGCGCTGCTGGGTGACTCGGTGACCACGGACCACATCTCGCCCGCGGGCAACATCGCCAAGACGAGCCCCGCGGCCCGCTACCTCATGGAGCAGGGCGTGGAGCCCAAGGACTTCAACTCCTACGGGGCGCGCCGCGGCAACCACGAGGTGATGGTGCGCGGCACCTTCGCCAACATCCGTCTGAAGAACCTGCTCGTGCCGGGCGTGGAGGGTGGCGTCACCGTGCACATCCCCACGCGCGAGCGCACGAGCATCTACGACGCCTCGGTGAAGTACCAGCAGGAGGGCACGCCGCTGGTGGTGCTCGCGGGCGCCGAGTACGGCACCGGCTCCAGCCGTGACTGGGCCGCCAAGGGCACGGCGATGCTCGGCATCAAGGCCGTCATCGCCAAGAGCTTCGAGCGCATCCACCGCTCCAACCTCATCGGCATGGGCGTGCTGCCCCTGCAGTTCGAGGCGGGCCAGGACGCGCAGGGCCTGGGCCTCACCGGCCATGAGACGTTCGAGATCACCGGCGTGGCCGACGGGCTCGCGCCGCAGAAGAAGCTCACCGTGAAGGCCACGGGCGAGGGCGGCACCAAGGAGTTCACGGTGCTCTGCCGCATCGACACGCCCAACGAGCTGGACTACTACCGCCACGGCGGCATCCTGCTCTACGTCATGCGCCAGCTCGCCAAGAGCTGAGTTCGCGCGAGGTGTGAGTCTGAGTCCATGACGGCCCGGTGTGCTCCCTCGGGGGGTGCACCGGGCCGTTCGTCTTCCGGCGGGGGGCCCTTCCGGGTGGCTCGGAGCGCGTAGTACGCTGTGGCGCGTCAAGTTTTGACACGGGGGGAGTGCAATGCGTCAGTCCATCTACGATCGGCTCAACGTGCGGGTCATGGGCGCCATGGGTCCGCCGCTCATCTTCGCTCATGGCTTTGGTTCCGAGCAGCGCGCCTGGCGGCATCAGGTGGCGGCCTTCAAGAGCCAATACCAAATCATCCTCTTCGATCACGTGGGGTGCGGCCGGTCGGACTTCAATGCCTATAGCGCGAAGCGCTACGGCAGGATTCACGGCTACGCGGAGGACGTGCTGGAGCTGTGTGAGGAGTTGGACCTGCGCGATGCCACCCTGGTGGGGCATTCGGTGAGCGGAATGGTGAGCATGCTGGCGGCGCTCGCCGAGCCGCGGCGCTTCCAGCGGCTCGTCTTCATCAAGGCCTCGCCGCGCTACCTCAATGACGTGGGCTACGTGGGGGGCTTCGAACAATCCCAGCTCGACGTGCTCTATGCCACCATGTCGGCCAACTTCCTCGCCTGGGCGGGAGGCTTCGCCGAGCGGGTGGTGAACATGCCGGAGATGCCGGAGCTGGCGCGGGAGTTCGCCCGGACGCTCTCCGCCATGCGCCCGGACATCGCCCTGGCGAGCGCGCGCGTCATCTTCGAGTCCGACTTCCGCGCGGAGCTGCCTCGGCTGAAGACACCCACGCTCATCCTCCAGTCCGGCGAGGACTTCGCCGTGCCCGACGAGGTCGGCCTCTACATGGCCCAGCACATTCCCTTCGCGCAGCTCGCGCGGATTGACGCGCGCGGCCACCTGCCCCACCTGAGCGCCCCCATGGCGGTGACGCATGCCCTCGCGGATTTCCTCGCGGACCGTCCCCCCCGGTGTCAGGAGGAGGAAGGCCTGTTCCTCGACGCGTTCGGCGCCCGGCGGCGCGCGTTCAAGGACTCCCTGAACTGACGCGACCCGCCCTCCCAGTACATCCACTTCTTCACATGGGGTGTTTTCAGTTCGGCCTATTCAGGCTATTCTGACCTCATGTCCTGGGAGGGATTCTTCCCGGGAGGGGGGACATTCCATGCGGCTTCCTGGATCTGGCGAGGATTCGCCATGAGGTGGGGGTGGCGTTGTCTGCCGTTGCGCTGGCAATGGACCCTGGCCGGGGCGCTGCTCTGCTCTGTCTGCGTCCTCGGTGGCCAGCTCGTCTTCTCGAAGCTGCTGGAGACCCAGTCCGAGCGATGGATGTCTGACCGGGCCCTGGCGATCACCCGGGTGCTGGCCCAGACGCTGTCGTCCACGCTCGAGCGGGGAGAGCTCCTCGCCGCGCAGCGGCAACTGGAACTGCTCGCGGCGCTGCCGGAGGCCCGTTTCGGCGTGTTCCTGCTCGAGGATGGCACGCCCCTGGTGGCCTGGAATCCGCAGCTCGCGCCGAAGGGGCCCTGGCCCGACTCCACCCAGGAACTGCTCCTGCTGCCGGCGGTGGTGGTGGCCCGGCTTCCCGTGCGCGCACGCGGCGGCGCTCAGGGCACGTTGCTCGTGGGCCTGGAGCGCGCCGGCTCGGAGCACGAGGGGAGGGCCGCGTGGTGGCGGGCGTCCCTGGCCTCGTGGGTGTTGTGGGTGCTCGGGGTGGGGATGGCCTTCGGGTTGGGGATGTGGCTGCTGCGTCCGCTCGAGCGCCTCACCCGGACGGTCCAGCGGCTGGCCGGGGGAGAGGGATTCTCCCGGGAGGCGCTGGAGCCGTCCGCACCCGATGAGCCGGGGCGCCTGTCCGCCGCGCTCGTGCGCCTGGTGGGCGGGGTGCACGGGCAGGTGGACGTGCTCGACGCCTTGGTGGGCGAGGCGCGCGGGTACCAGGAGCGGGTGCATGTGCAGCACCAGCTCCTCGACGCCCAGGCCCGCGAGCTGCTCGAGGTGCGCGCTCAACTCGCCGTCGCCGAGCGTCGTTGCTCCGTGGGGGTGCTCTCTGCGGGTCTGGCGCATGAGGTGAACAACCCGCTCGCCAGCATCTCCGCCAACCTCCAGTTCTCCCTCGAGGAGCTGCGGGGCCTCGCGCTGCGGGATGCCTTCGCCGCCGAGCGCCTGCGCCGCGAGGATGACTGGGCGGAGCTCACCCGCGCCCTGACCGAGGCGCGCGAGAGCTGCCTGCACGTGCAACACCTCATGCACGGCCTCAGGTCCTTCTCCTGTGAAGACGATGGCCGGCACGTGCCCTTGAATCCCGTGTCCGCGCTGAAGACCGCCCTCCGGATGGCCAGCAGCGAGCTCCACCGCCGCGCCCGGCTGGTGCAGGAGCTCCAGGAAGACGTGTGCGTCGACGGTAACGAGGTGCGGCTCGCCCAGGTCTTCCTCAACCTGCTGCTCAATGCCGCGCACGCCATCTCCCCCGGGGCCGTGGAGCGCAACGAGATCCGCGTCACCCTGCGGCGAGGCTCGGACGGGTGGGCGCGGGTGAGTATCACCGACACGGGCTGCGGCATGTCACCCGAGGTCCACGCTCGGCTCTTCACCCCCTTCTTCACCACCCGGCCGGCGGGCGTGGGCATGGGGCTCGGGTTGTCCGTCTGTCAGGGCCTCGTCCAGGGCATGGGCGGCCGGATCGAGGTGCGGAGCGAGCCGGGGCGGGGGAGCACCTTCTCGGTGTGGCTGCCCGAGGCCCGCGCGGAGCGCGACGTGGCCGCGTCCCCTCCGTCCTCGTCCCGGCCACTCGTGGACGAGGGTCCTTCCGCGTGAGCGGCGCGTCAGGTGTCCTTCAACCGCGCCCAGGCGGCCCGGTAGCGCGCCAGCCGCTCCGCGTCCTTCGCCGTGACGGCGGGCAGCCGCCGCACGTCCATGTTGTCCTCGAGATCCGCCAGCTTCACCCGGCGCGCCAGGGGGTGGGGCCGCACGCGCTCGATGAAGGCCGCGTAGTCCTCGCCCTCGGCCTTGGTGAGCCGCTCCAGCGCGCCCAGCACTTCCTCGCTGTAGCCCAGTTCGCGCAGCCGCTCCAACGTATAGGGCGTGTCCTCCACCACGTCGTGCAGCAGCGCCACCATGCGCTCCGTCTCGGTGTCCAGCCGCGCCATCACCCGGAGCGGGTGGAGGATGTAGGGCTGTCCCGCCTTGTCGCGCTGCCCGCGATGGGCCTGCACCGCGAGCTCCAGGGCATCTTCCAGGGTGGGCATGCGCGCTCCCCTACCATCCATCCTTGTTGCCGCGCTGCGCCTTCTTCTCTCCCACGCGCTTCTTGGCATCCAGGCGGCGGCGCTGGGAGCCCTTGGTGGGCTGGGTCTTATGGCGCTTCTTGGGCACGTAGGTGAGCGCCTGGAGTCCCGCGCGCAGCCGCTCGAGCGCGGCGCCCTTGTTCTGCGCCTGGCTGCGGCGCTCGGTGGCGGTGACGGACAGCTCGGTGGGGGGGTGGGTGATTCGCACGCCGCTGGCGGTGGTGTTGCGGTGCTGGCCGCCCGGGCCGGAGGCGATGAAGTACTCCACCTCGCAAGCTCGGAGCAGGGCGTCGTCATCCAGGGCGAGCGCCGCCAGCGCGGCCTGTCGGCGGGAAGGGGAAACCGTCATGGGTGGCTCACCCTAACCATCTCCTCGAGGGTTGTGCAGCCGCCTCGCGGGCTCGGCCCCCGGCCGCATGCGCCTTCCTTCGTCCACCGGCTCCCCTGGCGCTCGACTCCCGGGACCGGGTGGACCCCTACCCATCGGGCGAGTCTCCCCCCACCCAGTTGAAACTCTATCGTATTTATCCACATATACGGCTATTCCTGGTTCAGGTGCGGTGTTCCCGCCCCGAAAGCCAGCGGATTCCCAACCCCCGGAGGGCCGCTGGAGGACCCACTCCGCGTGCCCCGCCCCCCCATTGGGGGCACGTAGAAAAGGATTTCAGGATGCAACGTCTTTTTTCGAGGAGCTCCCTGGTCGCGCTCCTTCTGGTCGTACTCTTGCCTGGCGTCGGCTGTGGCGTGGGCGAGGAGGGCGGTGGGGCCTGGGTGCCAGGCCAACGACGCGCTCCCGCCATCTCCGTGCAGGGCCGGCCCTACCGCCTCGCGGCGGGGTTGAACCACTCGCTGTACGTGACGCCGGCGGGCACGGTCTGGGCCTGGGGCGCCAACACGCAGGGGCAGTTGGGTGATGGCTCCACGCTCCAGCGGGTGACGCCCTCGCAGGTGGTGGGGCTCACGGGCGTGACGGCCGTCGCCGCCGGCAACAACCACTCGATGGCCTTGCGTGGGGATGGCACGGTCTGGACCTGGGGCACCAACACGGATGGGCAGTTGGGAGACAGCGTCTCGCAGCGCTCGGTGCCGGCCCAGGTGGCGGGGCTCACGGGCGTGACGGCCATCGCCGCTGGCAACCTGCACTCCCTGGCGCTGAGCGGCGGGGCGGTGTGGGCCTGGGGCAACAACAGCGCCGGACAACTCGGAGATGGCTCGTCCACCAGCCGCTCCACTCCGGTGAAGGTGTCCGGCCTGACGGAGGTGGTGGCCGTCGCGGCTGGAGACTTCCACTCCCTGGCGCTCAAGAGGGATGGCACGGTGTGGGCCTGGGGGGGGAATTACTCCGGCCAGTTGGGTGACGGCACCCTCGTCTCGCGCTCCACGCCGGTGCGGGTGTCGGGTCTCACGGGCATCGTGGCCCTGGCGGGAGGGGGCTCGCACAGCGTGGCGGCGTCCTCCACCACGCTGGGTGGCAAGGTCTGGGCGTGGGGTGACAACACCTATGGCCAGCTCGGCAATGGCGGCGACGCCTCCTCCCTGCTGCCCCTGGAGGTGCCCGGCCTCACCCAGGTCGTCGTCCTCGCCAGTGGCACCTCCCACTCGCTCGCCCTGCGCGTCGACGATTCGGTGTGGGCCTGGGGGGACAACGCCCAGGGACAGGCGGCCCAGACGGGGACCAGTGTCCAGCGCGTCCCGGTGCAGGTGTCGGGGGTCTCGGACGCCCAGGCGCTCGCCTGCGGCAATGCCTTCTCGTTGGTGGGGCGCGGGGACAACGTCACCCTGGGCTGGGGTGCCAATGCCTTCGGTCAGCTCGGCAATGGCAGCTCGAGCGTGCGTGCGCTGCCGGGCCGCGTCCCGTCGCTCACGGCGGGC from Cystobacter ferrugineus carries:
- the acnA gene encoding aconitate hydratase AcnA, with product MTDSFKSKSQLKVGSASYDFYSLAKVAKDHASVARLPFSLKILLENLLRNEDGRVVKREHVEKMLAWDPKAEPDTEISFHPARVLLQDFTGVPAVVDMAAMREALAALGGDPTKINPRNPADLVIDHSFQVDVFGTTAAFRANAELEFERNQERYAFLRWGQNAFKNFRAVPPDIGICHQVNLEYLAQVAFRQGNTVYPDTLVGTDSHTTMINGLGVVGWGVGGIEAEAVLLGQPITMLIPQVVGFKLTGKLPAGATATDLVLTVTQMLRKRGVVGKFVEFFGDGITGLSLPDRATIANMAPEYGATIGFFPVDEESLNYLRFTGRPAETVAVAEAYFKEQGLFHTASSPEPIFTDTLTLDLSTVVPSLAGPKRPQDRVPLTDMKASYEKSLVEMLAAGKSKGEDDEGGGKAKAPAAPVPPERLAQTVTVKNGPQSYEIGHGAVVIASITSCTNTSNPAVLLGAGILAKKAVERGINVQPWVKTSLAPGSRVVTDYLKEAGLMPYLEALGFHVVGYGCATCIGNSGPLPDPVAEAVTVGDLVVAAVLSGNRNFEGRINPHVRMNYLASPPLVVAYALAGVVGKDLDKEPLGTDRNGKPVFLKDIWPTNEEIREAIATAVKPEQFRSQYSRAMEGDALWQQLKVDGGSTFKWDPKSTYVRKPSFLENIPAEPKPLTDIKGARVLALLGDSVTTDHISPAGNIAKTSPAARYLMEQGVEPKDFNSYGARRGNHEVMVRGTFANIRLKNLLVPGVEGGVTVHIPTRERTSIYDASVKYQQEGTPLVVLAGAEYGTGSSRDWAAKGTAMLGIKAVIAKSFERIHRSNLIGMGVLPLQFEAGQDAQGLGLTGHETFEITGVADGLAPQKKLTVKATGEGGTKEFTVLCRIDTPNELDYYRHGGILLYVMRQLAKS
- a CDS encoding alpha/beta fold hydrolase codes for the protein MRQSIYDRLNVRVMGAMGPPLIFAHGFGSEQRAWRHQVAAFKSQYQIILFDHVGCGRSDFNAYSAKRYGRIHGYAEDVLELCEELDLRDATLVGHSVSGMVSMLAALAEPRRFQRLVFIKASPRYLNDVGYVGGFEQSQLDVLYATMSANFLAWAGGFAERVVNMPEMPELAREFARTLSAMRPDIALASARVIFESDFRAELPRLKTPTLILQSGEDFAVPDEVGLYMAQHIPFAQLARIDARGHLPHLSAPMAVTHALADFLADRPPRCQEEEGLFLDAFGARRRAFKDSLN
- a CDS encoding sensor histidine kinase, which gives rise to MRWGWRCLPLRWQWTLAGALLCSVCVLGGQLVFSKLLETQSERWMSDRALAITRVLAQTLSSTLERGELLAAQRQLELLAALPEARFGVFLLEDGTPLVAWNPQLAPKGPWPDSTQELLLLPAVVVARLPVRARGGAQGTLLVGLERAGSEHEGRAAWWRASLASWVLWVLGVGMAFGLGMWLLRPLERLTRTVQRLAGGEGFSREALEPSAPDEPGRLSAALVRLVGGVHGQVDVLDALVGEARGYQERVHVQHQLLDAQARELLEVRAQLAVAERRCSVGVLSAGLAHEVNNPLASISANLQFSLEELRGLALRDAFAAERLRREDDWAELTRALTEARESCLHVQHLMHGLRSFSCEDDGRHVPLNPVSALKTALRMASSELHRRARLVQELQEDVCVDGNEVRLAQVFLNLLLNAAHAISPGAVERNEIRVTLRRGSDGWARVSITDTGCGMSPEVHARLFTPFFTTRPAGVGMGLGLSVCQGLVQGMGGRIEVRSEPGRGSTFSVWLPEARAERDVAASPPSSSRPLVDEGPSA
- a CDS encoding HD domain-containing protein — translated: MPTLEDALELAVQAHRGQRDKAGQPYILHPLRVMARLDTETERMVALLHDVVEDTPYTLERLRELGYSEEVLGALERLTKAEGEDYAAFIERVRPHPLARRVKLADLEDNMDVRRLPAVTAKDAERLARYRAAWARLKDT
- a CDS encoding peptide chain release factor family protein; protein product: MTVSPSRRQAALAALALDDDALLRACEVEYFIASGPGGQHRNTTASGVRITHPPTELSVTATERRSQAQNKGAALERLRAGLQALTYVPKKRHKTQPTKGSQRRRLDAKKRVGEKKAQRGNKDGW